A window from Rhea pennata isolate bPtePen1 chromosome 1, bPtePen1.pri, whole genome shotgun sequence encodes these proteins:
- the OPN1SW gene encoding short-wave-sensitive opsin 1 — translation MSGDEDFYLFANVSSVGPWDGPQYHIAPPWAFYLQTAFMGIVFFAGTPLNAIVLIVTVKYKKLRQPLNYILVNISLGGFIFCFFCVFMVFISSSQGYFIFGRHMCALEGFTGSTAGLVTGWSLAFLAFERYIVICKPFGNFRFSSKHALVVVAATWVIGIGVSIPPFFGWSRYIPEGLQCSCGPDWYTVGTKYKSEYYTWFLFIFCFIVPLSLIIFSYSQLLSALRAVAAQQQESATTQKAEREVSRMVVVMVGSFCVCYVPYAALAMYMVNNRDHGLDLRLVTIPAFFSKSACVYNPIIYCFMNKQFRACILETVCGKPMTDESDISSSAQKTEVSSVSSSQVSPS, via the exons ATGTCCGGCGACGAGGACTTCTACCTCTTCGCCAACGTGTCCTCGGTGGGCCCCTGGGACGGGCCGCAGTACCACATCGCCCCGCCATGGGCCTTCTACCTGCAGACGGCCTTCATGGGCATCGTCTTCTTCGCGGGCACCCCGCTCAACGCCATCGTCCTCATCGTCACCGTCAAGTATAAGAAGCTGCGGCAGCCGCTCAACTACATCCTGGTCAACATCTCCCTGGGCGGCTtcatcttctgcttcttctgtgTCTTCATGGTCTTCATCTCCAGCTCGCAGGGCTACTTCATCTTCGGGCGGCACATGTGCGCGCTGGAGGGCTTCACGGGCTCCACGGCAG GGCTGGTGACGGGCTGGTCGCTGGCCTTCCTGGCCTTCGAGCGCTACATCGTCATCTGCAAGCCCTTCGGCAACTTCCGCTTCAGCTCCAAGCACGcgctggtggtggtggcggccACCTGGGTCATCGGCATCGGCGTCTCCATCCCCCCCTTCTTCGGCTGGAGCAG GTACATCCCCGAGGGCCTGCAGTGCTCATGCGGCCCCGACTGGTACACGGTGGGCACCAAGTACAAGAGCGAGTACTACACCTGGTTCCTCTTCATCTTCTGCTTCATCGTGCCCCTCTCCCTCATCATCTTCTCCTACTCGCAGCTGCTGAGCGCCCTGCGGGCC GTGGCCGCGCAGCAGCAGGAGTCGGCCACGACGCAGAAGGCGGAGCGCGAGGTGTCCCGCATGGTGGTGGTCATGGTGGGCTCCTTCTGCGTCTGCTACGTGCCCTACGCGGCCCTCGCCATGTACATGGTGAACAACCGGGACCACGGCCTCGACCTCCGCCTGGTCACCATCCCTGCCTTCTTCTCCAAGAGCGCCTGCGTCTACAACCCCATCATCTACTGCTTCATGAACAAGCAG tTCCGCGCCTGCATCCTGGAGACGGTGTGCGGGAAGCCCATGACGGATGAGTCGGACATCTCCAGCTCGGCCCAGAAAACCGAGGTGTCGTCCGTGTCCTCCAGCCAGGTGAGCCCCAGCTga